Proteins encoded together in one Pseudorca crassidens isolate mPseCra1 chromosome 17, mPseCra1.hap1, whole genome shotgun sequence window:
- the LOC137210218 gene encoding UDP-N-acetylglucosamine--peptide N-acetylglucosaminyltransferase 110 kDa subunit-like, whose translation MAHGPSRSTACGTFPDRGTNPCPLHQQADSQPLRHQKLQMASSVGNVADSTEPTKRMLSFQGLAELAHREYQAGDFEAAERHCMQLWRQEPDNTGVLLLLSSLHFQCRRLDRSAHFSTLAIKQNPLLAEAYSNLGNVYKERGQLQEAIEHYRHALHLKPDFIDGYINLAAALVAAGDMEGAVQAYVSALQCNPDLYCVRSDLGNLLKALGRLEGAKACYLKAMEMQPNFAVAWSNLGCVFNAQGEIWLAIHHFEKAVTLDPNFLDAYINLGNVLKEARIFDRAVAAYLCALSLSPNHAVVHANLACVYYEQGLIDLAIDTCRRAIELQPHFPDAYCNLANALEEKGSVAEAEECYNTALRLCPTHADSLNNLANIKGDQGNIEEAVRLYCKALEVFPEFAVAHSNLASVLQQQGKLQEALMHYKEAVRISPTFADAYCNMGNTLKEMQDVQGALQCYTRAIQINPALADAHSNLASIHKYSGNIPEAIASYRTALKLEPDFPDAYCDLAHCLQIVCDWTDYDERMKKLVSIVADQLEKNRLPSVQPHHSMLYPLSHGFRKAIAESHGNLCLDEISALHKPPYEHPKDLKLSDGRLRVGYVSSDFGNHPTSHLMQSIPGMHNPDKFEVFCYALSPDDGTNFRAKVMAEAHHFIDLSQIPCNGKAADRIHQDGIHILVNMNGYTRGARNELFALRPAPIQAMWLGYPGTSGVLFMDYIITDQETSPAEVAEQYSEKLAYMPHTFFIGDHANMFPHLKKKAVIDFKSNGHIYDNRIVLNGIDLKAFLDSLPDVQIVKMKCPDGGDNADSSNTALNMPVIPMNTIAEAVIEMINRGQIQITINGFSLSNGLATTQINIKAATGEEVPRTIIVTTRSQYGLPEDAIVYCNFNQLYKIDPSTLQMWANILKRVPNSVLWLLRFPAVGEPNIQQYAQNMGLPQKRIIFSPVAPKEEHVRRGQLADVCLDTPLCNGHTTGMDVLWSGTPVVTMPGETLASRVAASQLTCLGCLELIAQNRQEYEDIAVKLGTDLEYLKKIRGKVWKQRTSSPLFNTKQYTMDLERLYLQMWEHYAAGNKPDHMIKPVEVTESA comes from the coding sequence AAGCTCCAGATGGCGTCTTCTGTGGGCAACGTGGCCGACAGCACAGAACCAACGAAACGTATGCTTTCCTTCCAAGGGTTAGCTGAGTTGGCACATCGAGAGTATCAGGCAGGAGATTTTGAGGCAGCTGAGAGACACTGCATGCAGCTGTGGAGACAAGAGCCAGACAATACTGGAgtacttttattactttcatctctACACTTCCAGTGTCGAAGGCTGGACAGATCTGCCCACTTTAGTACTCTGGCAATTAAACAGAACCCTCTTCTGGCAGAAGCCTATTCGAATTTGGGGAATGTGTACAAGGAAAGAGGGCAGTTGCAGGAAGCGATTGAGCATTACCGGCATGCATTGCATCTCAAACCAGATTTCATCGATGGTTATATTAACCTGGCAGCCGCTTTGGTAGCAGCAGGCGACATGGAAGGGGCAGTACAAGCTTACGTCTCTGCTCTTCAGTGCAATCCTGATTTGTACTGTGTTCGCAGTGACCTGGGGAACCTGCTCAAAGCCCTGGGTCGCTTGGAAGGAGCCAAGGCATGTTATTTGAAAGCAATGGAGATGCAACCGAACTTTGCAGTAGCttggagtaatcttggctgtgttTTCAATGCACAAGGGGAGATTTGGCTTGCAATTCATCACTTTGAAAAGGCTGTCACCCTTGACCCCAATTTTCTGGATGCTTATATCAATTTAGGAAATGTCTTGAAAGAGGCACGGATTTTTGACAGAGCTGTGGCAGCTTACCTTTGTGCCCTAAGCTTGAGCCCAAATCATGCAGTGGTACATGCCAACCTGGCTTGTGTATACTATGAGCAAGGCCTGATAGATCTGGCAATAGACACCTGCAGGCGAGCTATTGAATTGCAAccacatttccctgatgcttacTGCAACCTAGCCAACGCTCTGGAAGAGAAGGGCAGTGTTGCCGAAGCAGAAGAGTGTTATAATACAGCTCTGCGGCTGTGTCCCACCCATGCAGACTCTCTGAATAACCTAGCCAATATCAAAGGAGACCAGGGAAACATTGAAGAGGCAGTTCGCTTGTATTGTAAAGCATTAGAAGTCTTCCCAGAGTTTGCTGTTGCCCATTCAAATTTAGCAAGTGTATTGCAGCAGCAGGGAAAACTGCAGGAAGCTCTGATGCATTATAAGGAGGCTGTTCGAATCAGTCCTACCTTTGCTGATGCCTATTGTAACATGGGAAACACTCTAAAGGAGATGCAGGATGTTCAGGGAGCCTTGCAGTGTTATACTCGTGCCATTCAGATTAACCCTGCACTTGCGGATGCCCACAGCAATCTGGCTTCCATCCACAAGTATTCAGGGAATATTCCAGAAGCAATTGCTTCTTATCGCACTGCTCTGAAGCTTGAACCTGATTTTCCTGACGCTTATTGTGATTTGGCTCATTGCCTGCAGATTGTCTGTGATTGGACAGACTATGATGAGCGAATGAAGAAGTTGGTCAGCATTGTGGCTGACCAGCTGGAGAAGAATAGGTTGCCTTCTGTGCAGCCTCATCATAGTATGCTCTATCCTCTTTCTCATGGCTTCAGGAAGGCTATTGCTGAGAGCCATGGGAACCTCTGCTTGGATGAGATCAGTGCCCTTCATAAACCACCGTACGAACATCCAAAAGACTTGAAGCTCAGTGATGGTCGACTGCGTGTAGGATACGTGAGTTCTGACTTTGGGAATCATCCTACTTCTCATCTTATGCAGTCTATTCCAGGCATGCACAATCCTGATAAATTTGAGGTATTCTGTTATGCCCTGAGCCCAGATGATGGCACAAACTTCCGAGCGAAGGTGATGGCAGAAGCCcatcatttcattgatctttctcagATTCCATGCAATGGGAAAGCAGCTGATCGCATCCATCAAGATGGTATACACATCCTTGTAAATATGAATGGTTATACCAGGGGTGCTCGAAATGAACTCTTTGCTCTCAGGCCAGCTCCTATTCAGGCAATGTGGCTGGGCTACCCTGGGACCAGTGGCGTGCTTTTCATGGATTATATCATCACTGATCAGGAAACTTCACCTGCTGaagttgctgagcagtattctgaGAAACTGGCTTATATGCCCCATACTTTCTTTATTGGTGATCATGCCAATATGTTCCCACACCTGAAGAAGAAGGCAGTCATCGATTTTAAGTCCAATGGGCACATTTATGACAATCGGATTGTGCTGAATGGCATCGACCTCAAAGCATTTCTTGATAGTCTCCCAGATGTGCAGATTGTCAAGATGAAATGTCCTGATGGAGGAGACAACGCAGACAGCAGTAATACGGCTCTTAATATGCCTGTCATTCCTATGAATACTATTGCAGAGGCAGTTATTGAAATGATTAACAGAGGACAAATTCAGATAACAATTAATGGATTCAGTCTTAGCAATGGACTGGCAACTACCCAGATCAACATTAAGGCTGCCACTGGAGAGGAGGTTCCCCGTACCATTATTGTAACCACACGTTCTCAGTACGGGTTACCGGAAGATGCCATTGTGTACTGTAACTTCAATCAGTTATATAAAATTGACCCATCTACTTTGCAGATGTGGGCAAATATTCTGAAGCGTGTTCCCAATAGCGTACTGTGGCTGTTGCGTTTTCCAGCAGTAGGAGAACCTAATATTCAACAGTATGCACAAAATATGGGCCTTCCCCAGAAGCGTATCATTTTTTCACCTGTTGCTCCTAAAGAGGAACATGTTCGGAGAGGCCAGCTGGCTGATGTCTGCTTGGACACTCCACTCTGTAATGGACACACCACAGGGATGGATGTCCTTTGGTCAGGGACACCCGTGGTGACTATGCCAGGAGAGACTCTTGCTTCCCGAGTTGCAGCTTCCCAGCTCACTTGTTTAGGCTGTCTTGAGCTTATTGCTCAAAATAGACAAGAATATGAAGACATAGCTGTGAAACTGGGAACTGATCTAGAATACCTGAAGAAAATTCGTGGCAAAGTCTGGAAGCAGAGAACATCTAGCCCTCTGTTCAACACCAAACAATACACAATGGACCTAGAGCGGCTCTATCTACAGATGTGGGAGCATTACGCAGCTGGCAACAAACCTGATCACATGATTAAGCCTGTTGAAGTCACTGAGTCGGCCTAA